CCGGAATCTTTACAGCAGTTGTTAAAGCCCACCGCCATTTTCTTGCAGGACTTCGCCTCCCCCGTGAAGGCCCGGACGTTCTCGCCATTGAGTTCAGCCACATCTTTGCCTGCTGCCGCGACCGCCGCCAGGGCAGATACAGCCTGACCAAACATGTTGCTGGTTCCGGTCTGTCCCTGTGCGCAACTGCCGTCTTTACAGAAGAACTCCCCCCCACAAATCTGTCCGTTACCCGTTTTTTTCCGCTCACAGGAATACGTTACCTGCTGGCTGACACAAAACCCGTCAACCGTGTCGGCACACTGACTTCGGGTTACTGTGCAGGCTTTGTCCTTCATGTACTCACCACAGGTGCCTTCCGTTTCAACCTGAGTCAGATACGTGTCCTTCCACTTCCAGCAGGACTGATACATGCTCAGCGTCTGCCCCCCCACCACGATGGTACGGGTTCCTCCTGGCTCCACACACTGCGACCCCGTCATGGCACCTTCAGTCTTACTGAACGGGCAGCTTTCAGACCATGTCACTTTGGGTATATAGGTATTCTTTTTGACCCGAAGGACAAAACGAAGATCCAGCTGAGTATGTCTTTTGAATGTTATTGAGCCCGTTTTTCTGGGGTGACGTGACTCAAACGGGACACCGGCTGTTAACGTGGCCGGAGAGGGTTTGAACGCAACATTGGTTGCCGAGCTTTTTGAGTTCCAGGTAATATTGTTCCCCAGAACAGAAATCGTCATTGAGGGGTTGCTCCCGGGCAGAAGACTTTTTGGGTAACTGTAGTATGCGGCCGTAATTTCTCCGCTGATTTGTGGTGTTACCGTCACCACCATATTGCCATTCACTTCCCGGGATGGCAGATCGTACAGTTTATACACCACCTCCCTGACCTCCCATGTTGTACTGCCCTCATACCCCAGCGTGGCTGTACGGGTACAGTACTGCTCTATCTTTGTATCCCGCAGACACTGGTGCGTTGTGATTTCGGTAAAGCTCGCCGGCTGGTCCACGCAGCCATTAAATCCACCGCCAGTGATGGTTTCGGCTTTCGCCTGCATATTCAGGCCTTCAGCGATAAAAGGCGCATCCAGTGACGGTTTGTTGTCTGCCGGGGTGTTCAGAATGGACTCAGTGATGGTCTTTCCGGCTTCTGAACTGTTCATTGTGGTTGATCCCGGTGATGTCATGTCCACACCGGATGAATTCACCCCACCGTAGTACCCGCTTTCTGAAGGAGACGTTGTGTAACCGGGGATCACTTCAGCGGGTTTAAACCCCTGAATGGCATCAGCGCCCTGGCCTTTGTTTGCCTTCCCCTGCTGCATCCCCTGATTAAACTGGTCATTAGCGACCAGTGGCTGTGCGAGAAAGAGTGAGGCAAAAGCCATCGACAAAAAGTATTTCTGTTTCATCAGTTTGCCTCCTCGCCAAGCAGGTTTTTTGCAGTCCGGGCGCAGTCACCTTCTTCAGCCACTCGCTTCAGTGCCTGATGCAGCGTAAGGTCACCCTGAAGACGGTCAACTTTATCGCCCTGATTGCCACAGGCGACAATCAGCACCGGTACGGCTGTGATGCCGTACTTACGGAATGTGGTCGGATCTATCTGCACACCGCCGGTATTGCTCTCTTTCACCAGCCCGGCGACGGCATTCGCCGTTGCACGCATATCACCGTTCACCATCCCCCGGATCACCACCGGGATATTCAGTGCTGCGGCATCCTGAAGGCGCTGTTTCAGTTCATCTGGCGGCATCGAGAAGGAGACAAAGACCATCGCCGCATCCACGGGGCGCTCTCCGGGCTGCATGGTCTGCCGGAACTGTTGCGCCTGAGCGTCAAGGAACATCTGGTCCTGCGGAGCCGCCGGACGGGGCTGTTTCAGAAAATCAGGTGTCTGCAGAGACTGAAATCGTTGACGGTCCAGCTTCAGTTGTTCCTGAATAAACTGGCGATTATCAGTGTGATCAGTTGCCAGAACCGGGCCTGTGGTTAACAGAACTGCCAGGAAAAACAGTGTTTTGTATACAAACATACTGTGCTCCTTAAAGGTAAACGCAGTTGCGTTTACGCCAGAAGAGATAGCCGAAGTTGCGCCGGTCATTGGGCATGTTTTTACCGGTTTCCCAGCGGGTGACGCTGCGGCCCAGTGGATGACACTGCCCGGCATCCGGGTACTTGTTGACGAGTTGATAACGCCAGCGGCTTTTCGGAATGATGGGGGACGGATATTCAAAGCAGACGGCAGTATCTGCACCAATCGTGTTCATGATCATGCCCTGCCGGTGAAGCTTGAAGGCCATGCGTTCACTGAGCAGCAGGGAGGTCTGCATCGGGCTGAATTCGTTCGATACCCAGCCGTTAAACGGGTACATGCTGCCCTGACTGCCAGCACACCAGAACAACGGATCCAGTGGCATATACACCAGACTTGCCACGGCATCCGCTGCGCAGGCTGCCTGTGCAATCACATTTGCGAACAGGATAGCTTCTGGCTGGATGATCATGCTCAGCGAACTGCTGTCCCACATCGGGTCAAGTTCAGACAGGTAACCTATGTCCATGTCTCCACCCTGCAGACATCCCATCGATGTGATGATATTCAGCCAGTAGGTCAGCGGATATTTGTACCAGTGAACATGGTAGAACGCGCCGGGATTTGCCCTGTTCTCCTGTCCGCCGGTCCCCGTGCCGACATTCCCTACGTTGATATTGAAACCGCCCAGATTCACCATGCAGTAAGGAGAACGGGTCACATCCGTCAGGGCTACAGGTTCCCAGTAACCGATGGCCAGCCCCACACGGTAAAAAATCCCCATCGGACAGTACTGAATGGGCATCCCCGGATTCGGAGTGTCCGGTTGTCGCCCGTTAGCAACAGAGATGCTGCCAATTGAAATCGGAAAGATGCACTCCCAGCAGACATCGGTGATCGGGTTTACAAAACGGCCTTCGCACTCCACGGAAGCACTGGTCGTGACAGCCTGACCCGGGGATGACCAGGTGAAGACCAGAGCCAGAAAAAGCAGAACAAGCGTCTTATTCATGGGCATCTCCGGGACCAGGGATGGCAAAGGTATCGACCCGAAGACGGAGGCGGTCTTCCGACAGCGTGACCCGTGCAGGGATAGCCGTCAGCGCAAACTTCTTACTCAGTGTACCGTCCTGGTCGAAGTAAATACGTGTGTCCAGGGCTTTTGTGGCTTCGCGGATATCACCGTTAACCAGAATGACACGGTATGTCAGTGTTCCGGGCTTCTGTGCCTTCATCCATGCCATCTGATCCGGGTTATCTGCATCAATAAAGTAGAGCGTGTCGGTGAACGGGACGATATCCAGCGGGTTAATCACCTGCCCTTTACGGGCAAATACCCGTCCCTTATGGTCTTTCAGATCCTCGCTGACCGTCAGCGACGGAACGATGTAGTGCGTGGTGTTCTTCTGTGCCAGTGTCAGTCCTTCAACCGGCTTCGGGCGCAGGGTGTTCTCAATAACACGCTGTTTGAACGCTTCCTGCTCCCGGGCCATTTCGCCGCTGGCTTCCATCGCTTTCAGCCGGGTCTGAATGGTGGTGAGCATGTCCTGTTCTGCGATGGGGTACACCTCTCCCCACGTCCCCAGATTTTTTGCCTGAACCACGCCTGAAATCAGCAGCAGGGCCAGTAGCCCATGTTTTTTCACTGACCACCTCCGGAAGCCATTCGCTGTGCCACGCCGGACTGGATCTCATCAGTGATGTCGGACGCACCACTGACCACCGCTGGAGTAACCAGAATCAGGGCATCATGCCGTTCCTGGTAATCCTGTAGTTCTGTGATGAGCGTGCGCATAAACCGGTCTGTCAGGGCTTTTGTCTGTCCTTCATCCAGGGACTGTTCCCCTGCCTGGTCGGTGAAATGATCGATAGTGCCTTTCATGTCGAAGCTCACCACTGTCGGTGTCCGCCAGCTAATCAGCAACGACGTGACGGCGGCGTTCATACACAGGATGGTGACAGCAACCAGTAACAGGTTACGCAGACAGCGACGGCGGCGTTGCTCTCGCCGGTGTCCCGCTGTGATGTTTACCCCCTTCTTTATGGCATCAGCACTGAGGGTGGATTCAGGTTGTTCAGGGGTAAGGTTTTGCTCTGTTGTCATGCCGCCTCCGCGAGCGCTTCCAGTTCGCGCATCTCATCAGGGAAGTTACGTTGTGCCAGCTGGTATACGGCGTCATGGATATCCATGTTCTGTTTCCGGCACTCTTGTATAAATTCAAAATCATCGCCCTTTGAACTGAACATGGCCCGGCTCAGGGGGTCGACGAAAAGACGATGGAAACTGCAGGTATCGTTGATGCGCAGCATGAAGGAGGAAAACCACTGGTCTTTGGCATCCCCGAATTTTGAGATAACACTGCGCTCCAGCTCACTGAACTGGTTGGGGCGATTCTGGTTGTACTGTTTAAACTCGGATGCATCCTGTTTGAGGACCACCTTGAAGGCAGAGTTACCCCAGGCGGCTTTTGCTGCGCCGGAAGCATCATCGGCATCAAAGTCCTTGATGTTCTGGCTGATGGTGATGAACGCGCCACGGTGGCGACGGACCGTACGGTAGCCGGTTTCAATGAACTGGCCGACCTTCTCATTTTTGAAATTAAGCAGCTTCCAGCCTTCGTCGATGGTGCAGCACTTCTTCAGGCTGCGCGGCGTGCGGTACATCTTGTCTTCGATGTAGATAATGAGGGAGAACATCACCGCAACCAGCAGGTCAGGCTTGTCCTGCAGGCCACCCAGTTCCAGCACGATAAAGCGGGCATCATCGGTCAGTGACGGCTCGTCGCTGTTAAAGTATTCGCCGTAAATCCCCCAGGAGCAGTATTTCCCGAGCAGCTCAATGATTTCATCCAGTCGGTTGGTGATACCCGGTGAGTTCTGGTATTTATCATCCTCACGGATGGTCGTCAGCTTCTGGACTACGTGGTCAATTCGGGCTTTTTCCCTGTGCGCTTCCCAGGCCTCCTGAACCCCGCGCAGCAGCAGACTGTGATGGACTTCATCCAGCGTACCATTGGGACTTGCCAGTACAGCCAGCTGGTCACGGATACGTTCCCCGGACTCATTGATACTGGAGATGTTGGCAAACGGATTGAATTTGAGTGATTTACCGTCCAGGTACGTGCCACCCACGTTTTCACAGAACGATTTGTAGCCGTCCCCCATATCAAACACCCAGGCGATACCGCCGGAGTCCAGCACGCTGCGCAGGATAGGCTGCACCAGACCGGTCTTACCTGCCCCCGAGGTACCGGTGACCGCCATGTTGTAGTTGGTGTTGCCCATCCCATCCCCGTAGATATCGAGGAACGCCAGCTGGTTACGGTAGGACGGCGTCAGCAATCCCCCCTGACACAGCCGGTTGTCCGCCACCACAGGCAGCAGATTCACGGCCTGGATACTCTCTGCCCGGCAGGTGGCCCCACCCATTTTGATGTCCTCCCACAGCCCTTCCATATGGATGAAGGGGATCATCGCTATCCAGTTACGGAACTGCATATAGGTCGGGGAAAACAGATCTATGCCATTCTTCTTGAAGGTATTAATGACCTGCTGTTCGCAGACCAGAGCATCCTCATCCGTATCCGGACAGAACGTGGTGACGTTATAGTAATAGCGGACAATACAGGTCTGGTTGCTGTTAAGATGCTCGCGGATTTCCTTCCATTCTTTGGCCTGTTTGGCCACGCCGGGAAACAGGGTGGCATAAGGAGAGTTTGCTTTTTTCTCCCGATCGAGATACTTGCGCGTGGCTTCTCCCTGCGTCGCCACCTGGTCTTCGGCCTCCATCACCATCGTGATGACGAACGGACTGGCGATGGTCAGGTCCGGACTGAGCAGGTTGGACAGGTTATCGCCCCCCATCCACAGCATGAACATATCCGGGTTGTTCTCCAGCATAAAATTCATGGCCCGCGTGGTGGTCACACTGCCCTGACCATCGGCCATGCTGATGCGTACATCGTCTGGACGCACATCGATGCCGATACGCTGGTCAACGCAGCGCTGATGCAGCTCATCGAATTTGCCAACACGCACGTCATCCGGATACAGCTGATCATGACGTGCATTCAGCATCCCGTGAACCAGCGCGGCCAGTTCCTGGTCATCTGCCGCCTGTGTGAAAATTTTTGCCGCGTCCAGGGAGGAACGCAGCACTTTCAGGGTATGAGCGACTTCCGTCATCACGGCCGCTGTCCGCTTCTTCGCTTTCACGCAGTACGAGATATACAGACGGTAGTCACGCAGGGTCAGCGGCAGGCCGGTCGGGCTGTTAAACTGCTGCTGCGCCGCACGCTGATAAAACGCCCGGGTGATACGGTTAAATTTGTCAGCACGCTTCCCCTGCCAGCGGAAGTCAGACAGGCCACGGTCAAGCTGATCGCCGATCAGCTTGCTGGAGACCAGGTGGAATGATATTGGCGTCTTGCGCGGCAGTTTGCTTTTGATGAGATCTTCCAGCACATACACAATCTGTTCGTTAGCGCCGATAAGGGGCTCTGCACGCAGCAGAAAGCCCACCGTACTGCGGTTCACAAACAACCCGCTGTCGCGATCATAATCGCGGTACGGCAGGACGCTGGTCAGCTGCGGAAAGTCCAGACTGGCCAGATTACGCGTCATCTCCGACGCGCCATCCGGCATCCGGAAGGCGTTCTGCAGATTTTCCAGCACGTTCAGAAACTTTTTCACTCAGGCGCTCCTTAATTGATGCGTGACGGCAGAACCCAGTCGGCAGGGCGGACGACAAAGGACACGCGACCGGGCTGATGGAAGGCGTTATCGCTGTCCACCCAGGGCGCGATCCAGACCGTGGCAGTCTGGTCCTGGCTGCGTTGTGGATGCACCGTTCCAGGATGGTCACAGCGCACGCTCTGACATGATGGTGCCGGTGTGACCACGGAGACGACCGGACGGGAAACCACTGATGACGGGGTGGTTGTGACCGGCGTTCCGGCAACCGGACGGGGCGTCAGTGTTGATGTTGCCGTGTTTGTGTTTACACCTGCGGACGTGCCTGTTGATACGGCGGGCGTGGTGCTGACTGTCCGCGTGCCGGAAGAGGGACTGACGGCGGAACGGGATGCTGACGGAACCCCCGCCGCAGAGGTGGCCGGTAAATTAACCAGGGAAGGCAGTCCGCCCGCAGCCGGCTTTCCCGCCTGTTTTGCCGCCTTGTCCCGGGCCAGCTGATTAGCCTTCGTCATGGTCATACAGTTATCAGACGTTGTGGCATCGCAGTCGAAACTGCTTTTGACACCGGCACAACCGGATAACAGCAGGGCACTGCCTGCCAGCAAAAGTGTGATTTTTTTCATCGCTGTTTCCTGAAAAATTATGCGCTGAAGGGGCTGGCTGCGAAAGCGCTGAGTAAATAAGCTGGATTTCAGCAGCCAGACAATAAGAGGCGTAATGCCAGTCATAATGGGCATTGGCTTCATCCATCTGTCGAAGCGGCGAACTTCGAAGACTCTCGAGCCGGGAAATACCGTCTTTCAGTTGCGTATGCCATGTCATGGGTAACCGGGAATAACGTAGTACCCCGATGAGTGTTATCAGGCTGGCTACGCCACTGAAAAGAATGGAATCCGTTAACACGTAGCTCATGAACAACATCAGGGTGGCCAGGGCAAAAGCCCTTAGCTGCCGGGGAGAAAAATGAACATGGGTATACGCTACCCGAGCCCGGAGGATATCCAGGTGTTTAGCCCGGGCAATTAACTCCGGTCTGGTCAGATCGCTGATATCTCGCAGAAGTAATAAAGAAGCATCCATCACTTTTATTGACCTTCATCCCCTGGCTTCAGTAGATACCCGATGTTGCAGTTCTGACGGATAGCCTCCGCTATCCTCTTTCCGTCATTACCGGAATACCTTTCTTTGAGCTGGCTTACGTCAGACTTCGCCAGGAAAAACTGAGTGACCTGACTGAGTGTCATGGTTTTACCGCTGCCAGTTTTCCCCACGACCATCACATTGGCTTTTCTGCTTCCCATCGTTCACCTCTGATATTTTTTTTCCCGAATTTCCAGTATCCGCTGACACTCCGTGCAGGTACGCACGCCGGGTATCGCTTTCTGACGCCGTTCCTGAATACGGTTTCCACAACATTCACACCGGGTAAGGCTTTCACCTTTAGCGCTCAACTGTTGTCTGACCGCCTGAATGTGCAGCCTGTTAATCAGGTCTTCCTGCTCCTGTAACTGGTCCAGTACGTCTGCCATCGCTCTTTCCTGTGTATGCTGCCCGGACACGCTACCGCCCATCCCTTTCTCGTCTTCCAGGGCACTAACTATTCCGGATTGTGTTGTTGCGCCCGGTTTCCCGGCCCGTTTACTGTGTGACGACCTGTCCAGTCGTCGGATCAACGGTGTCCCCTACCCTGAAGTCCTGCAGTTGCTTCAGCATGTCCGGCGTGTTACCCGGCATGGCAGCAGGCGTGGATGAGGCAGAAGGCTGATTTTGTTTCTTACGTGCA
This DNA window, taken from Citrobacter farmeri, encodes the following:
- the traN gene encoding type-F conjugative transfer system mating-pair stabilization protein TraN yields the protein MAFASLFLAQPLVANDQFNQGMQQGKANKGQGADAIQGFKPAEVIPGYTTSPSESGYYGGVNSSGVDMTSPGSTTMNSSEAGKTITESILNTPADNKPSLDAPFIAEGLNMQAKAETITGGGFNGCVDQPASFTEITTHQCLRDTKIEQYCTRTATLGYEGSTTWEVREVVYKLYDLPSREVNGNMVVTVTPQISGEITAAYYSYPKSLLPGSNPSMTISVLGNNITWNSKSSATNVAFKPSPATLTAGVPFESRHPRKTGSITFKRHTQLDLRFVLRVKKNTYIPKVTWSESCPFSKTEGAMTGSQCVEPGGTRTIVVGGQTLSMYQSCWKWKDTYLTQVETEGTCGEYMKDKACTVTRSQCADTVDGFCVSQQVTYSCERKKTGNGQICGGEFFCKDGSCAQGQTGTSNMFGQAVSALAAVAAAGKDVAELNGENVRAFTGEAKSCKKMAVGFNNCCKDSGWGQDVGLSSCSSDEKALGKAKDKKLTVYVGEYCSKDVLGVCLEKKRGYCQFDSKLARIVQEQGRRDQLGISFGKGKSPDCRGITVDELQSLDFGVMNFSDFYSDLDAGSDIPEDQALLKKAQDIIAEKMQENVP
- the trbC gene encoding type-F conjugative transfer system pilin assembly protein TrbC is translated as MFVYKTLFFLAVLLTTGPVLATDHTDNRQFIQEQLKLDRQRFQSLQTPDFLKQPRPAAPQDQMFLDAQAQQFRQTMQPGERPVDAAMVFVSFSMPPDELKQRLQDAAALNIPVVIRGMVNGDMRATANAVAGLVKESNTGGVQIDPTTFRKYGITAVPVLIVACGNQGDKVDRLQGDLTLHQALKRVAEEGDCARTAKNLLGEEAN
- the traU gene encoding conjugal transfer pilus assembly protein TraU, whose translation is MNKTLVLLFLALVFTWSSPGQAVTTSASVECEGRFVNPITDVCWECIFPISIGSISVANGRQPDTPNPGMPIQYCPMGIFYRVGLAIGYWEPVALTDVTRSPYCMVNLGGFNINVGNVGTGTGGQENRANPGAFYHVHWYKYPLTYWLNIITSMGCLQGGDMDIGYLSELDPMWDSSSLSMIIQPEAILFANVIAQAACAADAVASLVYMPLDPLFWCAGSQGSMYPFNGWVSNEFSPMQTSLLLSERMAFKLHRQGMIMNTIGADTAVCFEYPSPIIPKSRWRYQLVNKYPDAGQCHPLGRSVTRWETGKNMPNDRRNFGYLFWRKRNCVYL
- the traW gene encoding type-F conjugative transfer system protein TraW is translated as MKKHGLLALLLISGVVQAKNLGTWGEVYPIAEQDMLTTIQTRLKAMEASGEMAREQEAFKQRVIENTLRPKPVEGLTLAQKNTTHYIVPSLTVSEDLKDHKGRVFARKGQVINPLDIVPFTDTLYFIDADNPDQMAWMKAQKPGTLTYRVILVNGDIREATKALDTRIYFDQDGTLSKKFALTAIPARVTLSEDRLRLRVDTFAIPGPGDAHE
- the trbI gene encoding type-F conjugative transfer system protein TrbI → MTTEQNLTPEQPESTLSADAIKKGVNITAGHRREQRRRRCLRNLLLVAVTILCMNAAVTSLLISWRTPTVVSFDMKGTIDHFTDQAGEQSLDEGQTKALTDRFMRTLITELQDYQERHDALILVTPAVVSGASDITDEIQSGVAQRMASGGGQ
- the traC gene encoding type IV secretion system protein TraC; the protein is MKKFLNVLENLQNAFRMPDGASEMTRNLASLDFPQLTSVLPYRDYDRDSGLFVNRSTVGFLLRAEPLIGANEQIVYVLEDLIKSKLPRKTPISFHLVSSKLIGDQLDRGLSDFRWQGKRADKFNRITRAFYQRAAQQQFNSPTGLPLTLRDYRLYISYCVKAKKRTAAVMTEVAHTLKVLRSSLDAAKIFTQAADDQELAALVHGMLNARHDQLYPDDVRVGKFDELHQRCVDQRIGIDVRPDDVRISMADGQGSVTTTRAMNFMLENNPDMFMLWMGGDNLSNLLSPDLTIASPFVITMVMEAEDQVATQGEATRKYLDREKKANSPYATLFPGVAKQAKEWKEIREHLNSNQTCIVRYYYNVTTFCPDTDEDALVCEQQVINTFKKNGIDLFSPTYMQFRNWIAMIPFIHMEGLWEDIKMGGATCRAESIQAVNLLPVVADNRLCQGGLLTPSYRNQLAFLDIYGDGMGNTNYNMAVTGTSGAGKTGLVQPILRSVLDSGGIAWVFDMGDGYKSFCENVGGTYLDGKSLKFNPFANISSINESGERIRDQLAVLASPNGTLDEVHHSLLLRGVQEAWEAHREKARIDHVVQKLTTIREDDKYQNSPGITNRLDEIIELLGKYCSWGIYGEYFNSDEPSLTDDARFIVLELGGLQDKPDLLVAVMFSLIIYIEDKMYRTPRSLKKCCTIDEGWKLLNFKNEKVGQFIETGYRTVRRHRGAFITISQNIKDFDADDASGAAKAAWGNSAFKVVLKQDASEFKQYNQNRPNQFSELERSVISKFGDAKDQWFSSFMLRINDTCSFHRLFVDPLSRAMFSSKGDDFEFIQECRKQNMDIHDAVYQLAQRNFPDEMRELEALAEAA
- the traV gene encoding type IV conjugative transfer system lipoprotein TraV, translating into MKKITLLLAGSALLLSGCAGVKSSFDCDATTSDNCMTMTKANQLARDKAAKQAGKPAAGGLPSLVNLPATSAAGVPSASRSAVSPSSGTRTVSTTPAVSTGTSAGVNTNTATSTLTPRPVAGTPVTTTPSSVVSRPVVSVVTPAPSCQSVRCDHPGTVHPQRSQDQTATVWIAPWVDSDNAFHQPGRVSFVVRPADWVLPSRIN
- a CDS encoding TraR/DksA C4-type zinc finger protein, whose protein sequence is MADVLDQLQEQEDLINRLHIQAVRQQLSAKGESLTRCECCGNRIQERRQKAIPGVRTCTECQRILEIREKKYQR